A single window of Bos javanicus breed banteng chromosome 19, ARS-OSU_banteng_1.0, whole genome shotgun sequence DNA harbors:
- the LOC133231401 gene encoding LOW QUALITY PROTEIN: tumor necrosis factor ligand superfamily member 12-like (The sequence of the model RefSeq protein was modified relative to this genomic sequence to represent the inferred CDS: inserted 1 base in 1 codon) produces MATRRIQRRRERXGEPGTALLAPLVLGLGLVLACLGLLLAVVSLGSRASLFAQEPSQRDLVAEEDPDPLDLNPQPEESQDAVPFLKLVRPRRNASKGQKPRARRAVAAHYEVRPRPGQDGAQAGVDGTVSGWEEAKINSSNPLRYDCQTGQFTVTRAGLYYLYCQVHFDEGKAVYLKLDLLVDDTLALRCLEEFSATAASSPGPQLRLCQVSGLLRLRRGSSLRIRTLPQTQLKAAPFLTYFGLFQVH; encoded by the exons ATGGCCACCCGTCGGATCCAGAGGCGGAGGGAGC CGGGGGAGCCGGGCACCGCCCTGCTGGCCCCGCTTgtgctgggcctgggcctggtgCTGGCCTGCCTCGGCCTCCTGCTGGCCGTGGTCAGCCTGGGGAGCCGGGCATCGCTGTTTGCCCAG GAGCCTtcccagagggacctggtggcAGAGGAAGACCCGGACCCGCTG GACCTGAATCCCCAGCCGGAGGAAAGCCAGGATGCTGTTCCTTTCCTGAAACTGGTTCGGCCTCGCAGAAATG CATCTAAAGGCCAGAAACCACGGGCGCGCAGAGCAGTTGCAGCCCACTATGAAG TTCGCCCACGACCAGGACAAGATGGAGCACAGGCAG GTGTGGACGGGACGGTGAGTGGCTGGGAGGAGGCCAAAATCAACAGCTCCAACCCCCTGCGCTATGACTGCCAGACCGGGCAATTTACGGTCACCCGGGCTGGGCTGTACTACCTGTACTGTCAG GTGCACTTTGATGAGGGGAAGGCTGTCTACCTGAAGCTGGACTTGCTGGTGGATGACACGCTGGCCCTGCGCTGCCTGGAGGAATTCTCGGCCACTGCGGCCAGTTCCCCTGGGCCCCAGCTCCGTCTCTGCCAAGTGTCAGGGCTCTTGCGCCTGCGGCGAGGGTCTTCCCTGCGGATCCGCACCCTCCCCCAGACCCAACTCAAGGCTGCCCCCTTCCTCACCTACTTTGGACTCTTCCAAGTTCACTGA
- the LOC133231397 gene encoding uncharacterized protein LOC133231397 isoform X3: MSWGLCQQLWSQEWGGKEVTGRVGVQAVVQKGRRALRKGGIKRNLRIKRREAGSKLGHCWCSWHPAAGPALSRDPSPPPASEEFGVSLSRKDRAASDTQEERPERRNPGAAPEVGEGRLAGSGAWCQEPGWRDMLGSTEGQGLRVEDPHAQAQNNLQTPTVTWLHMLLQPHPILLFWICLLNHIEPLAPRPPASSDSWQILGFCTTGPAPLSILYSHLGLLFTVPPAHLPQSPEDPEGIRRPGFNPRHGLRSR, from the exons ATGAGCTGGGGACTCTGCCAACAGCTGTGGTCTCAGGAGTGGGGTGGCAAGGAGGTgacggggagggtgggggtgcaggCAGTGGTGCAGAAGGGAAGAAGGGCGTTACGCAAGGGAGGAATAAAAAGGAACTTGAGAATAAAAAGAAGGGAGGCGGGAAGCAAGCTGGGGCACTGCTGGTGCTCTTGGCACCCTGCTGCGGGGCCAGCACTGTCCCGAGACCCCTCACCTCCTCCAGCCTCAGAAGAATTTGGTGTTAGTCTCTCTAGGAAGGACAGGGCTGCCAGTGACACCCAGGAGGAGCGGCCAGAGCGCAGGAACCCCGGGGCGGCCCCagaagtgggggagggaaggtTGGCTGGCTCTGGGGCATGGTGCCAGGAGCCGGGATGGAGAGACATGCTGGGCAGCACCGAGGGTCAAGGGCTGAGAGTGGAAGACCCTCACGCCCAGGCACAG AATAACCTCCAGACTCCAACTGTGACCTGGCTCCATATGCTTCTCCAGCCTCACCCGATCCTGCTCTTCTGGATCTGTCTCCTCAACCACATCGAGCCGCTTGCTCCCCGTCCTCCAGCCTCATCAGACTCTTGGCAAATTCTGGGCTTTTGTACAACTGGCCCTGCCCCTCTGTCCATCTTATACTCACACTTGG GCTTGCTTTTCACCGTCCCTCCTGCCCATCTCCCTCAATCTCCAGAGGACCCCGAAGGCATCAG
- the LOC133231397 gene encoding uncharacterized protein LOC133231397 isoform X2 has product MSWGLCQQLWSQEWGGKEVTGRVGVQAVVQKGRRALRKGGIKRNLRIKRREAGSKLGHCWCSWHPAAGPALSRDPSPPPASEEFGVSLSRKDRAASDTQEERPERRNPGAAPEVGEGRLAGSGAWCQEPGWRDMLGSTEGQGLRVEDPHAQAQNNLQTPTVTWLHMLLQPHPILLFWICLLNHIEPLAPRPPASSDSWQILGFCTTGPAPLSILYSHLGLLFTVPPAHLPQSPEDPEGIRRIQLRNSRWKRCTEQGGPGSIPVMD; this is encoded by the exons ATGAGCTGGGGACTCTGCCAACAGCTGTGGTCTCAGGAGTGGGGTGGCAAGGAGGTgacggggagggtgggggtgcaggCAGTGGTGCAGAAGGGAAGAAGGGCGTTACGCAAGGGAGGAATAAAAAGGAACTTGAGAATAAAAAGAAGGGAGGCGGGAAGCAAGCTGGGGCACTGCTGGTGCTCTTGGCACCCTGCTGCGGGGCCAGCACTGTCCCGAGACCCCTCACCTCCTCCAGCCTCAGAAGAATTTGGTGTTAGTCTCTCTAGGAAGGACAGGGCTGCCAGTGACACCCAGGAGGAGCGGCCAGAGCGCAGGAACCCCGGGGCGGCCCCagaagtgggggagggaaggtTGGCTGGCTCTGGGGCATGGTGCCAGGAGCCGGGATGGAGAGACATGCTGGGCAGCACCGAGGGTCAAGGGCTGAGAGTGGAAGACCCTCACGCCCAGGCACAG AATAACCTCCAGACTCCAACTGTGACCTGGCTCCATATGCTTCTCCAGCCTCACCCGATCCTGCTCTTCTGGATCTGTCTCCTCAACCACATCGAGCCGCTTGCTCCCCGTCCTCCAGCCTCATCAGACTCTTGGCAAATTCTGGGCTTTTGTACAACTGGCCCTGCCCCTCTGTCCATCTTATACTCACACTTGG GCTTGCTTTTCACCGTCCCTCCTGCCCATCTCCCTCAATCTCCAGAGGACCCCGAAGGCATCAG
- the TNFSF13 gene encoding tumor necrosis factor ligand superfamily member 13 translates to MPASSPSLLSPKGPQGDMGGPVREPALSVALWLSWGAALGAVACAMVLLTQQTELQTLRREVTRLQRNGGPSEKGEGNPWLNLQEQSPDGTEGQENGERSRRRRAVLTRKHKKKRSVLHLVPINITSKEDSDVTEVMWQPALQRGRGLEAQGYVVRVWDAGVYLLYSQVLFHDETFTMGQMVSREGQGRQETLFRCIQSMPSNPDWAYNSCYSAGVFHLHQGDILSVVIPRARAKLSLSPHGTFLGLVKL, encoded by the exons ATGCCGGCCTCATCTCCTTCCTTGCTAAGCCCCAAAGGGCCCCAGGGAGACATGGGAGGCCCCGTCCGAGAGCCGGCGCTCTCAGTTGCCCTCTGGTTGAGTTGGGGGGCGGCTCTGGGGGCTGTGGCTTGCGCCATGGTTCTGCTGACCCAACAAACCGAGCTGCAGACCTTAAGGAGAGAGGTGACCCGGCTGCAGAGGAATGGAGGGCCCTCcgagaagggagaagggaatcCGTGGCTGAATCTCCAGGAGCAG AGCCCTGATGGCACAGAAGGCCAGGAGAATGGGGAGAGATCCCGGAGAAGGAGAGCAGTGCTCACCCGTAAACATAAGA agaAGCGCTCAGTTCTGCATCTCGTTCCCATTAACATTACCTCCAAGG aggacTCTGATGTGACAGAAGTGATGTGGCAACCAGCTCTCCAGCGTGGGCGAGGCTTGGAGGCCCAAGGATATGTTGTTCGAGTCTGGGATGCTGGAGTTTATCTGCTGTACAGCCAG GTCCTGTTTCATGATGAGACTTTCACCATGGGTCAGATGGTATCTCGGGAGGGACAAGGAAGGCAGGAGACTCTATTCCGATGCATACAAAGCATGCCCTCCAACCCTGACTGGGCCTACAACAGCTGCTACAGTGCAG GTGTCTTCCATTTACACCAGGGGGATATCTTGAGTGTTGTAATCCCTCGGGCGAGGGCCAAACTTAGCCTCTCTCCACATGGAACCTTCCTGGGGCTTGTGAAACTGTGA
- the SENP3 gene encoding sentrin-specific protease 3 isoform X1, producing MENSLLTLVYGFPAEVVFSRISVPCYWKMKETIQGTGSWGPEPPGPGIAPAFSSPRRERLRWPPPPKPRLKSGGGFGPDPGSGTTVPTRRLPVPRPSFDASASEEEEEEEDDEDEDEEEEVAAWRLPPRWGQLGASQRPRPPRPTHRKTCSQRRRRAMRAFRMLLYSKSTSLTFHWKLWGRHRGRRRNLAHPKNHLSPREGAVTPQVPSPCCRFDSPRGPPPPRLSLLGALMAEDGVRGSPPVPSGAPMEEDGLRWTPKSPLGPDSGLLSCTLPNGFGGPLGPEGERSLAPPDASILISNVCSIGDHVAQELFQGSGVGTAEEAERPGEKAGQHSPLREEHVTCVQSILDEFLQTYGSLIPLSTDEVVEKLEDIFQQEFSAPSRKGLVLQLIQSYQRMPGNAMVRGFRVTYKRHVLTMDDLGTLYGQNWLNDQVMNMYGDLVMDTVPEKVHFFNSFFYDKLRTKGYDGVKRWTKNVDIFNKELLLIPIHLEVHWSLISVDVRRRTITYFDSQRTLNRRCPKHIAKYLQAEAVKKDRLDFHQGWKGYFKMNVARQNNDSDCGAFVLQYCKHLALSQPFSFTQQDMPKLRRQIYKELCHCKLTV from the exons ATGGAGAATTCTCTTCTCACTCTCGTTTACGGATTCCCGGCGGAAGTTGTGTTCTCACGTATCTCTGTACCAT GCTATTGGAAGATGAAAGAGACTATACAAGGGACTGGGTCTTGGGGGCCTGAGCCTCCTGGACCCGGCATAGCCCCAGCTTTTTCAAGTCCCAGGCGGGAGCGTCTTCGTTGGCCCCCACCCCCTAAACCCCGACTCAAATCAGGTGGAGGGTTTGGGCCAGACCCTGGGTCAGGGACCACAGTGCCAACCAGACGCCTCCCTGTCCCTCGGCCCTCTTTTGATGCCTCAGCtagtgaagaggaggaggaagaagaggacgACGAAGatgaagatgaggaggaggaagtggcagcttGGAGGCTGCCTCCCAGATGGGGTCAGCTGGGAGCTTCCCAGAGGCCTCGCCCTCCCCGCCCTACTCATCGGAAAACCTGTTCACAGCGCCGTCGCAGAGCTATGAGAGCCTTCCGGATGCTGCTCTACTCAAAAAGCACCTCGCTGACATTCCACTGGAAGCTTTGGGGGCGCCACCGGGGCCGGCGGCGGAACCTCGCACACCCCAAGAACCATCTTTCACCCCGGGAAGGGGCTGTGACACCACAGGTGCCATCCCCCTGCTGTCGTTTTGACTCCCCCCGGGGACCACCTCCACCCCGGCTGAGTCTGTTAGGTGCTCTCATGGCTGAGGATGGGGTGAGAGGGTCTCCACCAGTGCCCTCTGGGGCCCCCATGGAGGAAGATGGATTAAGGTGGACTCCAAAGTCTCCTCTGGGCCCTGACTCCG gtctCCTCTCTTGTACTCTGCCCAATGGCTTTGGGGGACCACTTGGGCCAGAAGGAGAGCGAAGTCTGGCACCCCCTGATGCCAGCATCCTCATCAGCAACGTGTGCAGCATCGGGGACCACGTGGCCCAGGAGCTTTTTCAGGGCTCAGGTGTGGGCACTGCAGAAGAGGCTGAGAGGCCTGGGGAGAAAGCTGGCCAGCACAGCCCTCTGCGGGAGGAGCATGTCACCTGTGTGCAGA GCATCTTGGATGAATTCCTTCAGACTTACGGCAGCCTCATCCCCCTCAGCACTGATGAGGTAGTGGAGAAACTAGAGGACATTTTCCAGCAGGAGTTCTCTGCACCTTCCAG GAAGGGCCTGGTGCTGCAGTTGATCCAGTCATACCAGCGGATGCCAGGCAATGCCATGGTGAGGGGCTTCCGAGTCACCTATAAGCGGCATGTGCTGACCATGGATGACCTGGGAACTTTGTATGGACAGAACTGGCTCAATGACCAG GTGATGAACATGTACGGAGACCTGGTCATGGACACAGTCCCTGAAAAG GTGCATTTCTTCAACAGCTTCTTCTATGATAAACTCCGTACCAAAGGTTATGATGGGGTGAAAAGGTGGACCAAAAAC GTGGACATCTTCAATAAAGAGCTCCTGCTAATCCCCATCCACCTGGAGGTGCATTGGTCCCTCATCTCTGTTGACGTGAGGCGGCGCACCATCACCTATTTTGACTCGCAGCGCACCCTGAACCGCCGCTGCCCTAAG CATATTGCCAAGTATCTGCAGGCAGAGGCAGTGAAGAAAGACCGGCTGGATTTCCACCAGGGCTGGAAAGGTTACTTCAAAATG aATGTGGCCAGGCAGAATAATGACAGTGACTGTGGCGCCTTTGTGTTGCAG TATTGCAAGCACCTGGCCCTGTCTCAGCCATTCAGCTTCACTCAGCAGGACATGCCCAAACTTCGTCGGCAGATCTACAAGGAGCTGTGTCACTGCAAACTCACTGTGTGA
- the SENP3 gene encoding sentrin-specific protease 3 isoform X2: MKETIQGTGSWGPEPPGPGIAPAFSSPRRERLRWPPPPKPRLKSGGGFGPDPGSGTTVPTRRLPVPRPSFDASASEEEEEEEDDEDEDEEEEVAAWRLPPRWGQLGASQRPRPPRPTHRKTCSQRRRRAMRAFRMLLYSKSTSLTFHWKLWGRHRGRRRNLAHPKNHLSPREGAVTPQVPSPCCRFDSPRGPPPPRLSLLGALMAEDGVRGSPPVPSGAPMEEDGLRWTPKSPLGPDSGLLSCTLPNGFGGPLGPEGERSLAPPDASILISNVCSIGDHVAQELFQGSGVGTAEEAERPGEKAGQHSPLREEHVTCVQSILDEFLQTYGSLIPLSTDEVVEKLEDIFQQEFSAPSRKGLVLQLIQSYQRMPGNAMVRGFRVTYKRHVLTMDDLGTLYGQNWLNDQVMNMYGDLVMDTVPEKVHFFNSFFYDKLRTKGYDGVKRWTKNVDIFNKELLLIPIHLEVHWSLISVDVRRRTITYFDSQRTLNRRCPKHIAKYLQAEAVKKDRLDFHQGWKGYFKMNVARQNNDSDCGAFVLQYCKHLALSQPFSFTQQDMPKLRRQIYKELCHCKLTV; encoded by the exons ATGAAAGAGACTATACAAGGGACTGGGTCTTGGGGGCCTGAGCCTCCTGGACCCGGCATAGCCCCAGCTTTTTCAAGTCCCAGGCGGGAGCGTCTTCGTTGGCCCCCACCCCCTAAACCCCGACTCAAATCAGGTGGAGGGTTTGGGCCAGACCCTGGGTCAGGGACCACAGTGCCAACCAGACGCCTCCCTGTCCCTCGGCCCTCTTTTGATGCCTCAGCtagtgaagaggaggaggaagaagaggacgACGAAGatgaagatgaggaggaggaagtggcagcttGGAGGCTGCCTCCCAGATGGGGTCAGCTGGGAGCTTCCCAGAGGCCTCGCCCTCCCCGCCCTACTCATCGGAAAACCTGTTCACAGCGCCGTCGCAGAGCTATGAGAGCCTTCCGGATGCTGCTCTACTCAAAAAGCACCTCGCTGACATTCCACTGGAAGCTTTGGGGGCGCCACCGGGGCCGGCGGCGGAACCTCGCACACCCCAAGAACCATCTTTCACCCCGGGAAGGGGCTGTGACACCACAGGTGCCATCCCCCTGCTGTCGTTTTGACTCCCCCCGGGGACCACCTCCACCCCGGCTGAGTCTGTTAGGTGCTCTCATGGCTGAGGATGGGGTGAGAGGGTCTCCACCAGTGCCCTCTGGGGCCCCCATGGAGGAAGATGGATTAAGGTGGACTCCAAAGTCTCCTCTGGGCCCTGACTCCG gtctCCTCTCTTGTACTCTGCCCAATGGCTTTGGGGGACCACTTGGGCCAGAAGGAGAGCGAAGTCTGGCACCCCCTGATGCCAGCATCCTCATCAGCAACGTGTGCAGCATCGGGGACCACGTGGCCCAGGAGCTTTTTCAGGGCTCAGGTGTGGGCACTGCAGAAGAGGCTGAGAGGCCTGGGGAGAAAGCTGGCCAGCACAGCCCTCTGCGGGAGGAGCATGTCACCTGTGTGCAGA GCATCTTGGATGAATTCCTTCAGACTTACGGCAGCCTCATCCCCCTCAGCACTGATGAGGTAGTGGAGAAACTAGAGGACATTTTCCAGCAGGAGTTCTCTGCACCTTCCAG GAAGGGCCTGGTGCTGCAGTTGATCCAGTCATACCAGCGGATGCCAGGCAATGCCATGGTGAGGGGCTTCCGAGTCACCTATAAGCGGCATGTGCTGACCATGGATGACCTGGGAACTTTGTATGGACAGAACTGGCTCAATGACCAG GTGATGAACATGTACGGAGACCTGGTCATGGACACAGTCCCTGAAAAG GTGCATTTCTTCAACAGCTTCTTCTATGATAAACTCCGTACCAAAGGTTATGATGGGGTGAAAAGGTGGACCAAAAAC GTGGACATCTTCAATAAAGAGCTCCTGCTAATCCCCATCCACCTGGAGGTGCATTGGTCCCTCATCTCTGTTGACGTGAGGCGGCGCACCATCACCTATTTTGACTCGCAGCGCACCCTGAACCGCCGCTGCCCTAAG CATATTGCCAAGTATCTGCAGGCAGAGGCAGTGAAGAAAGACCGGCTGGATTTCCACCAGGGCTGGAAAGGTTACTTCAAAATG aATGTGGCCAGGCAGAATAATGACAGTGACTGTGGCGCCTTTGTGTTGCAG TATTGCAAGCACCTGGCCCTGTCTCAGCCATTCAGCTTCACTCAGCAGGACATGCCCAAACTTCGTCGGCAGATCTACAAGGAGCTGTGTCACTGCAAACTCACTGTGTGA
- the EIF4A1 gene encoding eukaryotic initiation factor 4A-I encodes MSASQDSRSRDNGPDGMEPEGVIESNWNEIVDSFDDMNLSESLLRGIYAYGFEKPSAIQQRAILPCIKGYDVIAQAQSGTGKTATFAISILQQIELDLKATQALVLAPTRELAQQIQKVVMALGDYMGASCHACIGGTNVRAEVQKLQMEAPHIIVGTPGRVFDMLNRRYLSPKYIKMFVLDEADEMLSRGFKDQIYDIFQKLNSNTQVVLLSATMPSDVLEVTKKFMRDPIRILVKKEELTLEGIRQFYINVEREEWKLDTLCDLYETLTITQAVIFINTRRKVDWLTEKMHARDFTVSAMHGDMDQKERDVIMREFRSGSSRVLITTDLLARGIDVQQVSLVINYDLPTNRENYIHRIGRGGRFGRKGVAINMVTEEDKRTLRDIETFYNTSIEEMPLNVADLI; translated from the exons ATGTCTGCGAGTCAGGATTCCCG ATCTAGAGACAATGGCCCCGATGGGATGGAACCCGAAGGCGTCATCGAG AGTAACTGGAATGAGATTGTCGACAGCTTTGATGACATGAACCTCTCAGAGTCACTCCTCCGTGGCATATATGCCTATGGTTTTGAGAAGCCCTCTGCCATTCAGCAGCGAGCCATTCTTCCTTGTATCAAGG GTTATGATGTGATTGCTCAAGCCCAATCTGGGACTGGGAAAACGGCCACTTTTGCCATATCAATTCTGCAACAGATTGAATTAGATCTAAAGGCCACCCAGGCCTTGGTCCTGGCACCCACTAGAGAGTTGGCCCAGCAG ATACAGAAGGTAGTTATGGCCTTAGGAGATTACATGGGTGCCTCGTGCCATGCCTGCATTGGGGGTACCAATGTACGTGCTGAGGTGCAGAAGCTGCAGATGGAAGCCCCCCATATCATCGTGGGTACCCCAGGCCGTGTGTTCGACATGCTTAACCGGAGATACTTGT CTCCCAAATACATCAAGATGTTTGTACTGGATGAAGCTGATGAAATGTTAAGCCGTGGATTCAAGGACCAGATCTATGACATATTCCAGAAGCTCAACAGCAACACCCAG gtGGTTTTGCTGTCAGCTACAATGCCTTCTGATGTGCTTGAGGTGACCAAGAAGTTCATGAGGGACCCAATTAGAATTCTTGTCAAGAAGGAAGAGTTGACGCTGGAGGGTATCCGTCAGTTCTACATCAATGTGGAACGAGAG gagtGGAAGCTGGACACACTGTGCGACTTGTATGAAACCCTGACCATTACCCAGGCAGTCATCTTCATCAACACCCGAAGGAAGGTGGATTGGCTCACCGAGAAGATGCATGCCCGAGACTTCACCGTCTCTGCCATG CACGGAGACATGGACCAAAAAGAACGAGACGTTATCATGAGGGAGTTCCGCTCTGGCTCTAGCAGAGTATTGATTACCACTGACCTACTG GCCAGAGGCATTGATGTACAGCAAGTTTCCTTAGTCATCAACTATGACCTCCCCACCAATAGGGAAAACTATATCCACAG AATTGGTCGTGGCGGACGTTTCGGCCGTAAGGGTGTGGCTATTAACATGGTGACAGAAGAGGACAAGAGGACTCTTCGAGACATCGAGACCTTCTATAACACCTCCATTGAGGAAATGCCCCTCAATGTTGCTGACCTCATCTGA
- the CD68 gene encoding macrosialin, with protein sequence MRLAVFFSGALLGLLAAQGTGNDCPHKKSATLLPSFTVTPTATESTPSPGTTSHRTTKSHRTTTWRISTTTHTTNTTGTTSGESPTATHSPATTTSHQNTTVHPTSNITATSPGPSTRSPHPEPPPSPSPSPGSKEAIGDYTWSNGSQPCVRLQAQIQIRVLYPTQGGGEAWGISVLNPNRTKAQGGCEGAHSHLLLSFPSGQLSFGFKQDPLQSAVYLNYMAVEYNVSFPQAVQWTFSVQNSSLRDLQTPLGQSFSCRNASIIVSPALHLDLLSLKLQAAQLSPSGAFGPSFSCPNDKSILLPLIIGLILLGLLTLVLVTFCIIRRRPPTYQPL encoded by the exons ATGAGGTTGGCTGTGTTCTTCTCTGGGGCCTTGCTGGGGCTACTAGCAG CCCAGGGGACAGGGAATGACTGTCCTCATAAAAAATCCGCCACTCTGCTGCCATCCTTCACGGTGACACCTACAGCTACAGAAAGCACGCCAAGCCCTGGAACAACCAGCCACAGAACTACCAAGAGCCACAGAACCACCACTTGGAGAATCTCCACCACCACGCATACAACCAACACCACAGGAACCACCAGCGGCGAGTCCCCAACAGCCACTCATAGTCCTGCTACCACCACCAGTCATCAGAATACTACAGTTCATCCAACAAGCAACATTACTGCCACGAGTCCAGGACCCTCCACCAGATCCCCCCACCCAGAACCACCACCCTCTCCAAGTCCTAGCCCAGGCTCCAAGGAGGCAATAGGAGACTACACTTGGAGTAATGGTTCCCAGCCCTGCGTCCGGCTCCAAGCCCAGATTCAGATTCGAGTTTTGTACCCAACCCAGGGTGGAGGAGAG GCCTGGGGCATCTCTGTACTGAACCCCAACAGAACCAAGGCCCAGGGGGGCTGTGAAGGTGCCCATTCCCACTTGCTCCTCTCATTCCCATCCGGACAGCTCAGCTTCGGATTCAAGCAG GATCCACTGCAGAGCGCAGTCTACCTGAACTATATGGCTGTGGAGTACAACGTGTCCTTCCCCCAGGCAGTGC AGTGGACATTCTCAGTTCAGAACTCATCCCTCCGAGATCTCCAAACCCCCCTGGGCCAGAGCTTCAGTTGCAGAAATGCAAGCATCATTGTTTCACCAGCTTTACACCTTGATCTGCTCTCCCTGAAGCTACAAGCTGCTCAGCTGTCCCCCTCAGGGGCCTTTGGACCAA GTTTCTCTTGTCCCAATGATAAGTCCATCTTGCTGCCTCTCATCATCGGCCTGATCTTACTCGGCCTCCTCACCCTGGTGCTTGTTACCTTCTGCATCATCCGAAGACGCCCACCCACTTACCAGCCCCTCTGA
- the MPDU1 gene encoding mannose-P-dolichol utilization defect 1 protein isoform X1: MAAEVDGPLKRVLVPLLLPEKCYDQIFVQWDLLHVPCLKILLSKGLGLGIVAGSLLVKLPQVFKILGAKSAEGLSLQSVMLELVALTGTMVYSITNNFPFSSWGEALFLMLQTITIAFLVLHYRGQTVKGVAFLVCYALVLLVLLSPLTPQAVVTLLQASNMPSVVVGRLLQAATNYRNGHTGQLSAITVFLLFGGSLARIFTSIQETGDPLMAGTFVVSSLCNGLIAAQVLFYWNAKAPHKKKKQ, from the exons ATGGCGGCCGAGGTAGACGGGCCACTTAAACGGGTGCTGGTGCCGCTTCTTTTACCTGAGAAATGCTACGACCAAATTTTCGTCCAGTGGGACTTGCTTCATG TTCCCTGCCTCAAGATTCTTCTCAGCAAAGGCCTGGGGCTGGGCATTGTGGCTGGCTCACTTCTGG TAAAACTACCCCAAGTGTTTAAAATACTGGGAGCCAAGAGTGCCGAAGGATTGAGTCTTCAGTCGGTAATGCTAGAGCTAGTGGCATTGACTGGGACCATGGTCTACAGCATCACCAATAACTTTCCCTTCAG CTCTTGGGGTGAAGCCCTGTTCCTGATGCTCCAGACAATCACCATTGCCTTCTTGGTCCTGCACTACAGAGGACAGACTGTGAAAG GTGTTGCTTTCCTAGTGTGCTACGCCTTGGTCCTTCTGGTGCTGCTTTCACCACTGACGCCCCAGGCTGTAGTCACCCTGCTCCAGGCCTCCAACATGCCTTCGGTGGTGGTGGGAAGG CTGCTCCAGGCAGCCACCAACTACCGCAATGGGCACACGGGCCAGCTCTCAGCCATCACAGTGTTTCTGCTCTTTGGAGGGTCCCTGGCCCGAATCTTCACCTCCATTCAG GAAACTGGAGATCCCCTCATGGCTGGAACCTTTGTAGTCTCTTCTCTCTGCAACGGCCTCATCGCTGCCCAGGTCCTCTTCTACTGGAATGCCAAGGCTCCCCACAAGAAGAAAAAGCAGTAG
- the MPDU1 gene encoding mannose-P-dolichol utilization defect 1 protein isoform X2, whose amino-acid sequence MSAPQPCSSHRLFPVKLPQVFKILGAKSAEGLSLQSVMLELVALTGTMVYSITNNFPFSSWGEALFLMLQTITIAFLVLHYRGQTVKGVAFLVCYALVLLVLLSPLTPQAVVTLLQASNMPSVVVGRLLQAATNYRNGHTGQLSAITVFLLFGGSLARIFTSIQETGDPLMAGTFVVSSLCNGLIAAQVLFYWNAKAPHKKKKQ is encoded by the exons ATGTCAGCTCCTCAGCCCTGCTCTTCTCATCGTCTTTTCCCAGTAAAACTACCCCAAGTGTTTAAAATACTGGGAGCCAAGAGTGCCGAAGGATTGAGTCTTCAGTCGGTAATGCTAGAGCTAGTGGCATTGACTGGGACCATGGTCTACAGCATCACCAATAACTTTCCCTTCAG CTCTTGGGGTGAAGCCCTGTTCCTGATGCTCCAGACAATCACCATTGCCTTCTTGGTCCTGCACTACAGAGGACAGACTGTGAAAG GTGTTGCTTTCCTAGTGTGCTACGCCTTGGTCCTTCTGGTGCTGCTTTCACCACTGACGCCCCAGGCTGTAGTCACCCTGCTCCAGGCCTCCAACATGCCTTCGGTGGTGGTGGGAAGG CTGCTCCAGGCAGCCACCAACTACCGCAATGGGCACACGGGCCAGCTCTCAGCCATCACAGTGTTTCTGCTCTTTGGAGGGTCCCTGGCCCGAATCTTCACCTCCATTCAG GAAACTGGAGATCCCCTCATGGCTGGAACCTTTGTAGTCTCTTCTCTCTGCAACGGCCTCATCGCTGCCCAGGTCCTCTTCTACTGGAATGCCAAGGCTCCCCACAAGAAGAAAAAGCAGTAG